The Streptomyces sp. NBC_01317 genomic interval TGCGCCTGCTCAAGTCGAACGGGGTCATATAGCGATGGGTACGACAGAACCGAACCAGGGGGTCGTACGTGCCCTCCTGGACGCCGCCCTCGCCGAGGGACGTACGGCACTGACCGCACCGGAGGGCAAAGCCCTCACGGACGCCTATGGCATCCCCACCCCCGGCGAGGCACTCGCCGAGGACGCCTCGGACGCGGTCAGGATCGCCGACCGGCTCGGTTTCCCCGTCGCCATGAAGATCGTCTCCCCCGAGATCCCGCACAAGACGGACGCAGGGGGGGTGCGGATCGGGGTGACATCGGCGGCCGGGGTACGGGAGGCGTTCACCTCGATCGTCTCCAACGCCAGGGCGTACGACCCGGCGGCCCGGATCCTCGGGGTGCAGGTGCAGCAGATGGTGCCGGCCGGCACCGAGGTGCTCATCGGCACCGTCACCGACCCGGCCTTCGGCAAGATCGTCGCCTTCGGTCTCGGCGGGGTGCTGGTGGAGGTCCTCAAGGACGTCACCTTCCGGCTGGCGCCGGTCACCCACGACGAGGCGCTGTCGATGCTCGACGGCATCCGCGCCGCGGAGATCCTGCGCGGGGTACGCGGCGCCGCCGGCGTCGACCGGGAGGCCCTCGCGGGGCTCGTGGTGAAGGTGTCACGGCTCGCGGCCGACTTCCCGGAGATCCGGGAGATCGACCTCAACCCCGTCTTCGCCTCGGCGAACGGCGTGGTGGCGGCCGACGTACGCGTCCTCCTCGACGGAGAGGTCCCCGTCCCCCGCAGGACGTACGGCCGCGAGGCGATCCTCACCTCGATGCGGCGTCTCATGCGGCCGTCCTCCGTGGTGGTGATCGGGGCGTCCGGCGAATCCGGCAAGATCGGCAACTCGGTCATGCGGAATCTCGTCGACGGCGGATTCCCCGGCGAGATCCATCCGGTGAATCCCAGGACCGATGACATTCTCGGCCACAAGGCGTACAAGAGCGTCATGGATGTTCCGGGTGAGCCGGATGTGGCGATCTTCGCGATCCCCGCGAAATCCGTCGCCGCCGCGCTGGAAGAAGTCGGCCGCACGGGGATACCGAACGCGGTGCTGATCCCGTCCGGCTTCGCCGAGTCCGGTGAGCACGGCCTCCAGGCCGAAGTCGTGTCCCTAGGAGAGCGGTACGGGGTGCGGGTCCTCGGCCCGAACATCTACGGCTACTACTCCACCTGGCAGGACCTGTGCGCCACGTTCTGCACTCCGTACGACGTCAAGGGCGGCGTGGCACTGACCTCGCAGTCCGGCGGCATCGGCATGGCGATCCTCGGCTTCGCCAGGAGCACCGGGACCGGTGTGTCGGCCATCGTCGGCCTGGGCAACAAGGCGGACCTCGACGAGGACGACCTGCTGACCTGGTTCGGCGAGGACCACCGCACCGACTGCGTCGCGATGCACCTGGAGGACCTCAAGGACGGGCGGGCCTTCGTCGAGGCGGCCCGCGCGACCGTGCCGAGGAAGCCGGTCGTGGTCCTCAAGGCGGGGCGTACGGCGTCGGGCGCGGCCGCGGCCGGCTCGCACACCGGCGCTCTCGCCGGTGACGACGCGGTCTACGACGACATCCTGAAGCAGGCCGGTGTCATCCGGGCGCGCGGCCTGAACGAGATGCTGGAGTTCGCGCGGGCGCTGCCGGTGCTCCCCACTCCCCGGGGCGACAACGTCGTCATCATCACGGGCGCGGGCGGCTCCGGTGTGCTGCTCTCCGACGCCGTGGAGGACAACGGTCTGTCGCTCATGACGATCCCGGAGGACCTGGACGCCGCGTTCCGCGCGTTCATCCCGCCCTTCGGCTCGGCGGGCAACCCGGTGGACATCACCGGGGGCGAGCCGCCGTCCACGTACGAGTCGACGATCCGGCTCGGCCTGGAGGACCCGCGGATCCACGCGCTGGTCCTCGGCTACTGGCACACGATCGTCACTCCACCGATGGTCTTCGCCGAACTCACCGCGCGCGTGGTCGCGGAGTTCCGGGCGAAGGGCGTCGAGAAGCCCGTCGTGGCTTCTCTGGCAGGCGATGTCGAAGTCGAAGAGGCGAGTCGGTACCTCTTCGAGCACGGCGTTGTCGCCTACCCCTATACCACCGAGAAGCCGGTCGAGGCACTCGGGGCGAAATACAAGTGGGCGCGAGCGGCGGGACTGCTCTGATGCGCCGGCGACCGGAAACGTGGGGAGGCCGATTCATGACCTGATCAGCCCGAGCGAGCAACGAAAGTTTTTGGACAGGGGGCGCTGGCCAGCTCTTTCGACGCAAGGGGAAGCAAGACACATGACAACCACTCAGATCACAACAGCCGTACCCTTCAAGGAGGTGACGGATCACAACGGCCGGGTGTACCGGATCGGTGAGACCGACCGCGACATCATGGGCCGTCCACGATGGACGATGGTGCTCTTCCCCTGGATGGGCATGCTCGGCATCAGTTCGTCGGAGTACGCGTTCACCTCGGCGGAGGACACCCTCCACGAGGCACACCTCTGGAACAGCGGGCACATCTTCTGGCTCATGGGTGTCTGGATCTTCTTCCAGGCGGCCGTGGCCTTCCCGGCCGGACAGCTCCGTGAGAGCGGCAAGCTGCCCGCCAGGTACGCGATGATGCTCGGCGCCCTCGGTACCCTGCTGGGCTACCTCTCCCTGGCCTACGCGCCGCACGTGATCGTGGCGTACATCGGCTTCGGGATGTTCAGCGGTATCGGTGCCGGTCTTGTGTACGCGACCTGCGTGAACATGGTCGGCAAGTGGTACCCGGAGCGGAAGGGCGGCAAGACCGGCCTCGTCAACGGCGGTTTCGCGTACGGCTCCGTGCCGTTCGTCTTCCTCTTCACCTCGTACATGGACCTGACGAACTACAAGACGGTCCTCGTCATCGTCGGTCTGATCTGCTGCTCCGTCGTCGCCATCGCCGGCTGGTTCTTCAAGGACCCGCCCAAGTTCTGGTGGCCGAAGGGCGCGGACCCGCTCAAGACGTCGGAGGACCCCCGGGTCCGCCGCGCCATGGAGAAGAACCCGCCGGCCGTCAAGCAGTACACACCGCGTGAAGCCGCACGCGTTCCTGTGCTGTGGATGATGTGGTTCTGCCTGCTCTGCACCGCTGGGATCAACATCTTCGGAATCGCGTTCCAGGTGCCCTTCGGGAAGGACATGGGGTTCGCGGGCGGGATCGTGGCCACCGCGATGTCGCTCAAGGCGATAGTCAACGGCACGGGTCGCGGTGTGATCGGCTGGATCTCCGACAAGTACGGACGCCGTAACACCCTGATCATCGTGTGTCTGGTTCTCGGCAGCGCCCAGTTCGGCGTGCTGGTCTCCGGAACCATGGGCAGCATGCCCTTCTTCCTGTTCTGCTCGATGGTCTCCGGCTTCGGAGGCGGCGCGATCTTCCCGCTCTTCGCGGCGATGACGGCGGACTACTTCGGGGAGAACAACAACGCTTCCAACTACGGCATGGTCTACAGCTCCAAGCTCATCTCGGGCCTCGTCGGCTCGGGCATGGGAGCAGTGGTGGTGGCCGCCTGGGACTACGAGGGCGCCTTCATCATCGCCGGAAGCATTGGCCTGGCCTCGGCCGTACTCGCCACCTTCCTCAAGGCGCCGGGACGGTCGGACACCGCACCACTCGACAAGACACCCCCCATTGGCCGGGAGATAGCCTGAAATGACAGAGGAACCACTCTCTGGAACGTCCGCGTCGGCCACCAAGGCCGGCGCGGGCGGTCCGGGATACCGCAACGTCACTGACGCCAAGGGCCGCGTCTACCGCATCGGTGAGACGGACCGCGAGATTCTCGGTCACTCCCGCAAGTTCATGGTGTACCTGCCATGGGCGGCGATGATGGCCATCAGCGTCTTTGAGTACGCCTACGGCTCGGCGGAGGACACTCTCTCGTCGGCCCACGGATGGAGTCAGAGCAACACCTTCTGGATTCTCAGTGTCTGGACGTTCTTCCAGGCCGGAGTCTCCTTCCCGACCGGGTGGATGAGGGAGAAGGGAATCCTCAAGGCGCGCCAGGCCATGTTCATCGGCTCCGGGCTCGCGCTGCTGGGCTTCCTGTCCATCTCCCACTTCGACAGCGTCCTCGGCGCCATCCTGGGATTCGGTGTGCTCGGAGGTGTCGGCTCCGGCCTCGTGTACTCCACCTGCATCAACATGGTGGGCAAGTGGTATCCGGAACGACGCGGCGGGAAGACGGGCTTCGTCAACGGCGGATTCGCCTACGGCGCGGTCCCGTTCATCTTCATCTTCAACTTCGCCTTCGACACGAGCAACTTTCACACGGTGCTCGACCTGATCGGGATCTACGTCCTGATCGTGGTGGCCGCCTGCGCCTGGTTCTTCAAGGACCCGCCGCAGAACTGGTGGCCGGCCGAGATCGATCCGCTGAAGATCGCCGCGGGCAGCAAGACCGCTCAGAGTCTGCTCAAGAACCCGCCGGCCACGAAGCAGTACCGGCCGGTGGAAGCCCTCAGGACCGGCATGCTCCCGCTCATCTGGGTGCTGCTGGTGATCACCGCCGGAGTCTCCATCTTCGGTATCTCCTTCCAGGTGCCGTTCGCCAAGGAAGTGGGCTTCGGACCGCTCGTCGCCGCCTCGTCGGCCGGTGTGCTGTCCGTCGTCAACGGCATCGGGCGCGGAGTGGTCGGCTGGCTCTCCGACATCTGGGGCCGCAAGAACGCGCTGATCTTCGTGATCCTCGTGCTCGGGCTCTCCCAGTTCGGTGTGCTGTGGGCGGGTGACACCAAGAACGAGTTCTTCTTCCTGGTGTTCGCCTTCATCTCCGGATTCGGCGGCGGTGCGTTCTACCCGATGTTCGCGGCTCTGACGCCGGACTACTTCGGGGAGAACTACAACGCCACCAACTACGGGATCGCCTACAGCGGCAAGGTCATCAGTGGTCTCTTCGGAGGTGGACTCGGCTCGATGGCCGTGGCCTCGTGGGGCTACGACGGTGCCTACATCCTGGCCGGAGGACTGTCCCTGGTCGCGGCGGGTCTGGCGACCTTCCTGCACAACCCGGGCTACCCGAAGGGCAAGCAGACAGTGAACGACGCGGTGCCTGTCAGCGGATAGGCGTCGCGATACACACCAACGTCGGAGGGCGGTGCC includes:
- a CDS encoding acetate--CoA ligase family protein; the protein is MGTTEPNQGVVRALLDAALAEGRTALTAPEGKALTDAYGIPTPGEALAEDASDAVRIADRLGFPVAMKIVSPEIPHKTDAGGVRIGVTSAAGVREAFTSIVSNARAYDPAARILGVQVQQMVPAGTEVLIGTVTDPAFGKIVAFGLGGVLVEVLKDVTFRLAPVTHDEALSMLDGIRAAEILRGVRGAAGVDREALAGLVVKVSRLAADFPEIREIDLNPVFASANGVVAADVRVLLDGEVPVPRRTYGREAILTSMRRLMRPSSVVVIGASGESGKIGNSVMRNLVDGGFPGEIHPVNPRTDDILGHKAYKSVMDVPGEPDVAIFAIPAKSVAAALEEVGRTGIPNAVLIPSGFAESGEHGLQAEVVSLGERYGVRVLGPNIYGYYSTWQDLCATFCTPYDVKGGVALTSQSGGIGMAILGFARSTGTGVSAIVGLGNKADLDEDDLLTWFGEDHRTDCVAMHLEDLKDGRAFVEAARATVPRKPVVVLKAGRTASGAAAAGSHTGALAGDDAVYDDILKQAGVIRARGLNEMLEFARALPVLPTPRGDNVVIITGAGGSGVLLSDAVEDNGLSLMTIPEDLDAAFRAFIPPFGSAGNPVDITGGEPPSTYESTIRLGLEDPRIHALVLGYWHTIVTPPMVFAELTARVVAEFRAKGVEKPVVASLAGDVEVEEASRYLFEHGVVAYPYTTEKPVEALGAKYKWARAAGLL
- a CDS encoding OFA family MFS transporter, with the protein product MTTTQITTAVPFKEVTDHNGRVYRIGETDRDIMGRPRWTMVLFPWMGMLGISSSEYAFTSAEDTLHEAHLWNSGHIFWLMGVWIFFQAAVAFPAGQLRESGKLPARYAMMLGALGTLLGYLSLAYAPHVIVAYIGFGMFSGIGAGLVYATCVNMVGKWYPERKGGKTGLVNGGFAYGSVPFVFLFTSYMDLTNYKTVLVIVGLICCSVVAIAGWFFKDPPKFWWPKGADPLKTSEDPRVRRAMEKNPPAVKQYTPREAARVPVLWMMWFCLLCTAGINIFGIAFQVPFGKDMGFAGGIVATAMSLKAIVNGTGRGVIGWISDKYGRRNTLIIVCLVLGSAQFGVLVSGTMGSMPFFLFCSMVSGFGGGAIFPLFAAMTADYFGENNNASNYGMVYSSKLISGLVGSGMGAVVVAAWDYEGAFIIAGSIGLASAVLATFLKAPGRSDTAPLDKTPPIGREIA
- a CDS encoding OFA family MFS transporter, which produces MTEEPLSGTSASATKAGAGGPGYRNVTDAKGRVYRIGETDREILGHSRKFMVYLPWAAMMAISVFEYAYGSAEDTLSSAHGWSQSNTFWILSVWTFFQAGVSFPTGWMREKGILKARQAMFIGSGLALLGFLSISHFDSVLGAILGFGVLGGVGSGLVYSTCINMVGKWYPERRGGKTGFVNGGFAYGAVPFIFIFNFAFDTSNFHTVLDLIGIYVLIVVAACAWFFKDPPQNWWPAEIDPLKIAAGSKTAQSLLKNPPATKQYRPVEALRTGMLPLIWVLLVITAGVSIFGISFQVPFAKEVGFGPLVAASSAGVLSVVNGIGRGVVGWLSDIWGRKNALIFVILVLGLSQFGVLWAGDTKNEFFFLVFAFISGFGGGAFYPMFAALTPDYFGENYNATNYGIAYSGKVISGLFGGGLGSMAVASWGYDGAYILAGGLSLVAAGLATFLHNPGYPKGKQTVNDAVPVSG